A stretch of Henckelia pumila isolate YLH828 chromosome 4, ASM3356847v2, whole genome shotgun sequence DNA encodes these proteins:
- the LOC140864311 gene encoding uncharacterized protein isoform X2, translated as MESDRCFLGYERMKADGLSLKKMRQMCDLYVRILVDMMFGGSSTYLDAGYLHEHRFVAELALDAFNNAKGRNFKLVKFLKCNRIVTIFYCLTFEAKEDGSDVCLLFRAVVNGVGTDKVLLCEIRDGDESKDLSDDILSLVTPPGQYICLKHEFGECHSTDGSRGGKCDYAVGFSGGKCGCAACMPMKFEVCPPPSSK; from the exons ATGGAGTCGGACCGTTGTTTTCTGGGATATGAGCGGATGAAAGCGGATGGATTGTCGTTGAAAAAGATGCGTCAA ATGTGTGATTTGTATGTACGGATACTAGTTGATATGATGTTTGGTGGATCCAGCACATACCTGGACGCTGGCTATTTACACGAACACAGATTTGTGGCTGAATTAGCCTTGGACGCCTTCAACAATGCCAAG GGGAGAAATTTCAAACTTGTGAAGTTTCTTAAGTGCAACCGTATTGTAACTATATTTTACTGCTTGACTTTCGAGGCTAAGGAAGATGGAAGCGATGTGTGTCTTCTTTTCCGAGCTGTTGTTAATGGGGTAGGCACGGACAAAGTATTGTTGTGTGAGATCAGG GATGGTGATGAAAGTAAGGATCTGAGTGATGACATTCTCTCCCTAGTTACACCACCAGGTCAATACATATG CTTGAAACATGAATTTGGCGAATGCCACTCTACCGATGGTTCTCGTGGTGGCAAATGCGACTATGCTGTTGGGTTTAGTGGTGGCAAATGTGGGTGTGCTGCTTGTATGCCGATGAAGTTTGAAGTTTGTCCACCACCATCATCAAAGTAA
- the LOC140864311 gene encoding uncharacterized protein isoform X1, translating into MDSGRWFQLIIEDELSLKEMESDRCFLGYERMKADGLSLKKMRQMCDLYVRILVDMMFGGSSTYLDAGYLHEHRFVAELALDAFNNAKGRNFKLVKFLKCNRIVTIFYCLTFEAKEDGSDVCLLFRAVVNGVGTDKVLLCEIRDGDESKDLSDDILSLVTPPGQYICLKHEFGECHSTDGSRGGKCDYAVGFSGGKCGCAACMPMKFEVCPPPSSK; encoded by the exons ATGGATTCCGGCCGTTGGTTTCAGCTGATTATAGAGGATGAATTGTCGTTGAAAGAGATGGAGTCGGACCGTTGTTTTCTGGGATATGAGCGGATGAAAGCGGATGGATTGTCGTTGAAAAAGATGCGTCAA ATGTGTGATTTGTATGTACGGATACTAGTTGATATGATGTTTGGTGGATCCAGCACATACCTGGACGCTGGCTATTTACACGAACACAGATTTGTGGCTGAATTAGCCTTGGACGCCTTCAACAATGCCAAG GGGAGAAATTTCAAACTTGTGAAGTTTCTTAAGTGCAACCGTATTGTAACTATATTTTACTGCTTGACTTTCGAGGCTAAGGAAGATGGAAGCGATGTGTGTCTTCTTTTCCGAGCTGTTGTTAATGGGGTAGGCACGGACAAAGTATTGTTGTGTGAGATCAGG GATGGTGATGAAAGTAAGGATCTGAGTGATGACATTCTCTCCCTAGTTACACCACCAGGTCAATACATATG CTTGAAACATGAATTTGGCGAATGCCACTCTACCGATGGTTCTCGTGGTGGCAAATGCGACTATGCTGTTGGGTTTAGTGGTGGCAAATGTGGGTGTGCTGCTTGTATGCCGATGAAGTTTGAAGTTTGTCCACCACCATCATCAAAGTAA